Proteins found in one Campylobacter concisus genomic segment:
- a CDS encoding TonB-dependent receptor domain-containing protein yields MRHAHGYAITYISAQNYSSVRIVKGPQDVRYGALISGGIFFDREIARLSKPSFGGNVSVLGGSFKRFETAADVAAGNELGSIEISGGHYQSGDYKSGDGQKMHTHYKRNSVSLVGTLTPTDTTALQLSADLGNGEAAYADRMRDGVQFDRKSFGLKFEQDVGEHKIRLSSYYHQIDHIMDNFTMRPVVPGAGRGKGYSISHPIRDMYGFKLEGELNFDNLTSFIGAGYSQDTFKWRGAGNGMKGVTKAQMDAALSKTHVKQRKVTYKTIYTQNEYVLENDYGLFGGLRLDAGERKQLLTHKSRSENLFSGFFRYEKYLQNLTLYAGLGHAQRLPDHWETNKDDNLKLNKERNTQLDFGTVLKDKNYELNANFFVSKMDDYIMIKYSPMGMSSNVFNTDALLYGGEIEGDTLLADIFRLGAGVSYVYGKVTKNAGGLKDGDALPKVSPLTFKLSAGLEKPDWFVKADFYANASQNRAQKGYGDVGGMDLGKSDSFWTLGLSAGYKYKNYQFLLAADNLNDAKYAYHNSKGGYGGGIAGYETIPNGTRLYEPGRSFWAKFKVHF; encoded by the coding sequence TTGCGGCATGCGCATGGATACGCCATCACCTACATCTCGGCGCAAAACTACAGCTCGGTTCGCATCGTAAAAGGCCCGCAAGACGTCAGATACGGCGCGCTCATTAGCGGCGGTATATTTTTCGATAGAGAGATAGCAAGGCTATCAAAACCGAGCTTCGGAGGAAACGTAAGCGTGCTGGGCGGTAGTTTTAAGCGGTTTGAAACTGCCGCGGACGTAGCGGCGGGCAACGAGCTAGGCAGCATAGAAATTTCTGGCGGACACTACCAGAGTGGCGATTATAAAAGCGGCGACGGACAGAAAATGCATACGCACTATAAACGCAACAGCGTTTCGCTCGTAGGTACGCTAACGCCCACGGATACTACCGCCTTGCAGCTAAGCGCGGATCTGGGTAATGGAGAAGCGGCGTATGCCGATAGGATGAGAGACGGCGTGCAGTTTGACCGCAAGTCTTTCGGACTAAAATTTGAACAAGACGTCGGCGAGCACAAGATCAGGCTAAGCTCGTACTATCATCAAATCGATCACATAATGGACAACTTCACCATGCGTCCGGTGGTACCGGGTGCGGGACGCGGCAAGGGATACAGCATCAGCCATCCGATACGCGATATGTACGGCTTTAAGCTAGAAGGTGAGCTAAATTTCGATAATCTAACTAGCTTTATCGGCGCGGGATACTCTCAAGATACGTTTAAATGGCGAGGCGCCGGAAATGGAATGAAGGGTGTAACAAAAGCCCAAATGGACGCCGCCCTATCAAAGACGCACGTAAAACAGCGCAAGGTAACGTATAAAACGATATACACTCAAAACGAATACGTCCTTGAAAACGACTATGGGCTTTTTGGCGGACTTAGGCTGGACGCGGGCGAGAGAAAGCAGCTGCTAACGCATAAAAGTAGGAGCGAAAATTTATTCTCCGGCTTTTTTAGATACGAAAAATATCTACAAAATTTAACGCTTTATGCGGGACTAGGTCACGCGCAAAGGTTACCGGATCACTGGGAAACGAATAAAGACGATAATCTTAAGCTAAATAAAGAAAGAAACACTCAACTAGACTTTGGCACCGTGCTAAAAGATAAAAACTACGAGCTAAACGCGAATTTCTTCGTCTCGAAAATGGATGATTACATAATGATAAAATATAGTCCTATGGGTATGTCTTCAAATGTATTTAATACCGATGCTTTACTATACGGCGGCGAGATCGAGGGCGACACGCTACTAGCCGATATATTTAGACTGGGTGCCGGCGTATCCTACGTCTACGGCAAGGTGACTAAAAACGCGGGCGGCCTAAAAGACGGCGACGCACTGCCTAAGGTTTCTCCTCTAACGTTTAAACTAAGCGCCGGCCTAGAAAAGCCAGACTGGTTCGTCAAAGCCGACTTCTATGCTAACGCATCGCAAAACCGCGCGCAAAAAGGCTATGGCGACGTGGGCGGCATGGACCTGGGCAAGAGCGATAGCTTCTGGACGCTAGGACTAAGCGCTGGCTATAAGTATAAAAATTATCAATTCTTGCTAGCGGCGGATAACCTAAACGACGCCAAATACGCCTATCATAACTCAAAAGGCGGCTACGGCGGCGGTATCGCAGGCTACGAAACTATCCCGAACGGCACGAGGCTTTATGAGCCGGGTAGAAGTTTTTGGGCAAAATTTAAGGTACATTTTTAG